CTTCAATCGCTTCTTCGATAGTCTGACGCGCGGTTATACCAATGGTGTGCGGTTCTTCCTGAAACGCGCTGCTATCGGTTTGCTGATTTTCGCCGGTCTGTTGGGCGGTACATACTATCTCTTCGAGAAGGTGCCGAGTTCGCTCCTGCCGGATGAAGATCAGGGCTTCCTGTTCAGTGTGGCTATCCTGCCACCAGCAGCTTCGCTGGAGCGCACGTCTGCGGTGCTTCATGAGGCCAGCAGCAATATCCGCAAGCATCCTGCTGTCGAAAGTGTGTTTGAAGTCTCCGGCTTCGATCTGCTCTCGGGTGGTCTGAAGACCAGTGCGGGTACAATGTTCATTATGCTCAAGGACTGGAAAGAACGCACGACGCCAGATCTCGACGCACGTAATCTGCCCGGTGCTATCATGGGCATGAATGCGGGCATTCAGGATGGTATGGTTCTGGCATTTAATCCGCCTCCGATCATGGGTCTCAGCACCACAGGTGGTTTTGAACTTTACGTGCAGGATCGTACTGGTGGCGGTGTTGAATCGCTGACCAATGCGACCAAACTTCTGACAGATGCTGCGGCCAAGCGCCCGGAACTGACAGGTGTACGTACGACATTCGATCCAAATGTTCCGCAGTATGACATCCAGCTTGACCGTGAAAAAGCCAAGGCGATGGGTGTGCCGATCAACTCGGTATTCACCGCCATGCAGGCAACCTTCGGTAGCGTTTATGTCAACGACTTCACGCTCTATGGGCGCAACTATCAGGTCAATCTGCAGTCGGAAGCCGAGTTCCGTCGTGATCCGAGCGATCTCAAGCATGTGTTTGTGCGCGCCAATTCTGGCAGCATGATCCCGCTGAGCGCACTGGTGACGGTAAAGCGTGTTGTCGGTCCTGATCAGCTCGAACGGTTCAATGCGTTCAATGCTGCAAAGGTTACCGGTAATCCAGCGCCGGGCTACACATCGGGTGACTCGATCAAGGCGATGCAGGAAGTGGCTGCTGAAGTGCTCCCGCAGGGCTATCAGATTGCCTGGACGGGCTCTGCCTATCAGGAAGTCACGACAAGCGGTAGCGGCAGTCAGGCTATGATCTTCGGTTTGATCATGGTGTTCCTGATCCTTGCTGCTCAGTATGAACGCTGGAGCCTGCCGCTAGCTGTTATCACGGCTGTACCATTCGCTATCTTCGGTGCGCTGCTCGCCACCGATCTGCGCGGCCTGACCAACGACGTCTATTTCCAGATTGGTCTGGTGACGCTCATAGGTCTTGCGGCAAAGAACGCGATTTTGATCGTGGAGTTTGCGGTGCTGCAACGTGAAGAGGGCAAGTCGGCTATTGAGGCTGCTGCTGAAGCTGCACGCCTGCGCTTCCGCCCAATTGTGATGACGTCATTGGCGTTCATCCTTGGTGTGGTTCCGCTGGCAATCAGCTCCGGTGCAGGTTCTGCAAGTCGTCACTCGATCGGCACGGGCGTTATCGGTGGTATGTTGGCTGCGACTTTTATCGCAACCTTCTTCATCCCGATGTTCTACAGCCTGATTGCCCGCAAGCCGCCGAAGAAGCGTCCTGACGATGTGGCTGCCACTCCAGCCCCGGTGCAGACTGCTCCGGGCGAGGAAAATGGCCCGGCGCACTAGAGCATAATTCCTTAAACTTGGTTCAGTTTAAGGTAAAATTATGCGCTCATTTTAGAGTGTTAGAGCGTCGTGCGCCCAAGTGGGCGCACGACGCTCTAGTACAGTGCCCGGCGCAGCCTCCTCGGATGCGCCTGATGGTTACAGCGGTTCCGGCTAATATTGAATCGTAGGAACCGCTGTAACCATTTGTTTTTACGCATTTCCGAACGCAAAACCTGTTTCCACTTTTGCTGGAAATGCTTTAAGATCGAAAAAGAAAAGCCCCGCTCTCAGGCGGGGCTTTTTGTTGAACTTATTGCATATTACGGCATAGTTTAAACTGTTAGAGCGTCCTTTGTATGCCCATTAGGGTACACGTCTCTCTAAGACAGCATGCGGTGCGTCTATGGGCGCTTACGCATGTATGGATCGCGTTTATGAGCAAGCTCCTCGGGGCGTCGTCCACACCTTCCCGTCACGCTCCGCACAATCCATCAATGGCCGTAACCTGGCGTCTCGGCTCTATTCGCGAGCTTGCCTGACCTTTTTAGAAATGCGTCATTATGCTTTGAGCGATGGCCCAAAGAATGATTGCCGCAGGAACTGTTAGGCACGCCAGAAAGATCCCGAAGAACACATAGGTTGCTTCATTCGGTGACCGTTGGGTCTGTGCAGGAGTCTTGTGCCAATGAGTGCTAATGCCTTGGTACATGTATAATTCCTCCTAATCCTCGACTTTGATTATCGATCAAAAGAAGAAATCTTCAAGCTTAAATAAATAACTGGAATTATTGGCAAAATATGATAAAAGCGACACGAAAGTTACGAGAATACGAGCGATAATACGCCGGTGATTTTCAAAAAATCCAACCCAATATTCTGATTTCAAATAATTTTACTTATATACTGTAAGTATCGAATAATCGGAAGTTTCAAAAAACACTGAAAATTAGGCTCTGCGTGTGCACTGAGGTGCGACAAAATGGCACGAAATTAGCTCGTGTTCAGACCAGTTTTGGCTTTGGCTAAGGTGCTTTTTTCGATCAAGCAGCTTAGAGCGCGTTTCGATCTGATTGGATCAGATCGGCGCTCTAATTATCTGTTTTAACGCGCATCTTTGTCCGAAAACCGTTTCACACTTTTCGGGATGCGTTCTAATTTAAAGCGTTTCCAGCAAAAGTGGGAACCGGTTTTGCGTTCGAAAATGCGTGAAAACAAATAGTTACAGCGGTTACAACGATTCAATATTCACTGGAGCCGCTTTAAGTTTGTGGCTGAACGGCGCATTCAACGCGAGTCAGGCGTGAGCGGTTCCAATTAAAACTGAGCTGTCGAACACTCTAATAAAAGCTGTTTGGAAAATAACGCAGATACAGCTCTGTAAGTTTGCCCTGCTGCTGCAGTGATTGAAGCGCATTGTTGAAAGCGCTCGCCAGCGACGCATTTTTCGGTGCCACGGCTATGCTCAGGCCGGGACCGAGATATTGTGGCGCGAGGTAAGGCCCGTCAACAAAGCTGCAGCAGTCATTGACTTGATCACTCTCCAACCAGAATGACAGGGCCATTCCGTCATCAAATGCTGCATCCACTTCGCCTTTTTGCAATGCGGCCAGCAGTGCGGCACGATCTGGATAGGGTTTGGCGACGGCCTGCGGGAAATAAGATTTCAGAACCTGCTCATGTGCCGTTCCTGCAATGACACCAACATTCTTACCGCGCAGTGCGATAGAAGCGGGCTCCGAGAAACGATTTGCTTTGATTGCCACGAAGCGTGCAGGAAGACGCATATAAGCGCGGGTGAAGACAAACTTTTCCCGGTTTTGCGCATTGGCACTTAAACCAGCGATGATCGCTTCTGCATCGCCACTTTCAAGTCTGGTTTCAAGCTTGTTCCACGGCACAGCTTCTATCTGACATATGTCACTCAATCCCATTTGGCTGCAAAGCGCCTTGGCGAGATCGACATTATAACCGGAAAGCTGGCCAGCGTCATTCAACGCATTAAAGGGCGGAAAGTCGAGCGTGGTTACAAAGCGAAGTCTGTTGAGGCCCTGCAAAGACGGTAAAGCCAGCCTTTCCTTCTGATTGAAGAAGTCAGGTGCCTTGGGTGCGGGTTGCGCGCTGGAGGGGAGGCTGTTCAAAAGCCAAAAAGCTGCGACCGCTATGCTCAAAAGGTGCCGTTTCATCGATGCTTTATGTAAGCAATATCTTATAATTTCACGTTAATAGAGTGGGTGTGGAAAACTATGCAATGATTTTGAATGGGTTGGCACATAAGGACGCAAAAACAAAATAACTTCCATGGACGACCAATAATTCTGTTTCTATTTTAAATAGAATGAAATAAATATAAATGTGTGGGGTTATTTAATAAATACATAAATTAGTTAAATAAATAAACCACATTATGCATTGAAATAAATATTAGTAATAATTGAAAATAATCCAGTAGTAGTGCGGGGGTACTATGAGTAACGGATCGATTGCGTTCGATCTGGGGATATGCACTGCCATATCCGCCAGATTGGAACGCCGCGGCGTGCCGCGTGATTGCCTGAAGCACGCATACGAAGCGGCTATCATAAACGGGACAAGTTTCTGCGATGAAGTCGGACATCAGCCGGGTGTTTCTGAAGAGATGCTCTTTGAAGCGATAGCCGATTATCTTGAGCTGACATTTACAGAAGAGGTTCTGTCGTCCCGGATTTTTGTCACAGGCGAAGAAACGTCGGCCATTTTCACTGAGCCTGGCCAGCTTATGGTGCTCGGTCGAGATGGCACGTCCTATCTCTATCTAGCGCCAACCGAAAAAGGTATCGCGAAATTGCGAGATCATATTCGACAG
This sequence is a window from Ochrobactrum quorumnocens. Protein-coding genes within it:
- a CDS encoding efflux RND transporter permease subunit; translation: MNRFFVDRPVFAAVISIVIVLAGLISMRILPIAQYPELTPPQVVVSATYPGASAETVTQTVAAPLEQQINGVENMLYMQSSSLGSGTMQLTVTFALGTDPDQATINVNNRVQRATSSLPQEVQRLGVTVDKRSSTILGMVAMFSTTDRYDRTYVGNYALLNVIDDLKRLTGVGDVQLLGNIDYSMRVWLRPDKLAQYNLTPSDVQTAIQEQNAQFAAGRFGDQPDPQAGPFTYTATTQGRLPDASAFENIILRSDKNAATLKLKDVARVELGTESYLVDSALNGTPAVPIAIYLQPGANALNTMELIQSRMAELKTSFPEGIDYSVPFDTTKFIKVSVEEVVHTFIEAIILVVLVVFIFLQNWRATLIPVIAVPISIIGTFAGMYVLGFSINLLTLFGLVLAIGIVVDDAIVVLENVERIMTTEKLPPREAAIKAMSEVTGPVIAIVLVLCAVFIPVAFMGGLVGEMYKQFAVTIAISVTISGIVALTLTPALCALILKPGHHEPMLPFRIFNRFFDSLTRGYTNGVRFFLKRAAIGLLIFAGLLGGTYYLFEKVPSSLLPDEDQGFLFSVAILPPAASLERTSAVLHEASSNIRKHPAVESVFEVSGFDLLSGGLKTSAGTMFIMLKDWKERTTPDLDARNLPGAIMGMNAGIQDGMVLAFNPPPIMGLSTTGGFELYVQDRTGGGVESLTNATKLLTDAAAKRPELTGVRTTFDPNVPQYDIQLDREKAKAMGVPINSVFTAMQATFGSVYVNDFTLYGRNYQVNLQSEAEFRRDPSDLKHVFVRANSGSMIPLSALVTVKRVVGPDQLERFNAFNAAKVTGNPAPGYTSGDSIKAMQEVAAEVLPQGYQIAWTGSAYQEVTTSGSGSQAMIFGLIMVFLILAAQYERWSLPLAVITAVPFAIFGALLATDLRGLTNDVYFQIGLVTLIGLAAKNAILIVEFAVLQREEGKSAIEAAAEAARLRFRPIVMTSLAFILGVVPLAISSGAGSASRHSIGTGVIGGMLAATFIATFFIPMFYSLIARKPPKKRPDDVAATPAPVQTAPGEENGPAH
- a CDS encoding transporter substrate-binding domain-containing protein, with the translated sequence MKRHLLSIAVAAFWLLNSLPSSAQPAPKAPDFFNQKERLALPSLQGLNRLRFVTTLDFPPFNALNDAGQLSGYNVDLAKALCSQMGLSDICQIEAVPWNKLETRLESGDAEAIIAGLSANAQNREKFVFTRAYMRLPARFVAIKANRFSEPASIALRGKNVGVIAGTAHEQVLKSYFPQAVAKPYPDRAALLAALQKGEVDAAFDDGMALSFWLESDQVNDCCSFVDGPYLAPQYLGPGLSIAVAPKNASLASAFNNALQSLQQQGKLTELYLRYFPNSFY